Proteins found in one Candidatus Zixiibacteriota bacterium genomic segment:
- the lpxK gene encoding tetraacyldisaccharide 4'-kinase, which yields MCDAAVAGIARRWSSGGCAACGASQTLIRLLKQAYQDWSLGRRSPGLFCYGALAKPAAWVYQAANSLEQRRRARVLPPLANASLIVVSSPTVGGAGKTPLTAHIVSKLRSQGIDTAIVTRGYGRRAHGTFSLDDEHDATADQIGDEALMLRQQTGAVVVVGKDPAQVIDELDRSGRFGAIVLDDGVSTQWQNEFRIVCLAAADCEHPVRYLPDGRWRVSPHSIRHATAVIVTTDGDISHNVQKIHRERLGTWGYRGPIAWFRRVTDGIVAVDGATVGAKSVPPHGRPLVFCGIAVPQRFFEQVCAWGVIPAGTVSFPDHHRYTGRGIERLFHRAGNIGADYLLTTHKDAVKIAGSRLRGLPLYVLATRLEFIAGDDFFEAWQLPS from the coding sequence GTGTGCGATGCTGCTGTCGCTGGAATCGCGCGCCGATGGTCCTCAGGCGGCTGTGCCGCATGCGGAGCCAGCCAAACATTGATACGGTTGCTCAAACAAGCGTATCAGGATTGGTCCCTTGGCCGGCGTTCGCCCGGCCTGTTTTGTTATGGGGCACTCGCCAAACCCGCCGCGTGGGTATATCAAGCGGCGAACTCGTTGGAACAGCGACGACGGGCGCGCGTGCTCCCGCCGCTGGCCAACGCAAGCTTGATCGTCGTTTCCTCCCCGACAGTTGGGGGCGCCGGCAAAACGCCCCTGACCGCTCACATTGTCTCAAAACTGAGAAGTCAGGGCATCGACACCGCGATTGTCACCAGGGGATACGGACGCCGCGCGCACGGCACTTTTAGTCTCGATGACGAGCACGACGCCACTGCCGATCAGATCGGTGATGAAGCGTTAATGTTGCGACAGCAAACCGGGGCCGTCGTCGTCGTCGGCAAGGACCCGGCGCAAGTCATTGACGAGCTGGATCGGTCCGGCCGGTTTGGCGCGATCGTCCTTGACGACGGCGTCTCAACGCAATGGCAGAACGAATTCCGCATCGTCTGTCTTGCCGCCGCCGACTGCGAACATCCGGTCCGGTATCTTCCCGATGGCCGCTGGCGAGTATCGCCGCACTCGATCCGGCACGCCACAGCGGTGATCGTGACCACCGATGGCGACATTTCGCACAATGTGCAAAAAATCCATCGGGAACGGCTGGGCACATGGGGGTATCGTGGTCCGATCGCGTGGTTTCGGCGTGTCACTGACGGAATCGTCGCCGTTGACGGGGCCACAGTCGGGGCGAAGTCCGTTCCGCCGCACGGCAGGCCGCTGGTCTTCTGCGGGATTGCCGTCCCACAACGCTTCTTCGAGCAGGTGTGCGCCTGGGGTGTGATACCCGCAGGCACCGTCTCCTTCCCCGATCACCATCGTTACACCGGACGCGGCATCGAGAGATTGTTTCACCGGGCGGGAAACATCGGCGCGGATTATCTGTTGACCACGCACAAGGATGCCGTTAAGATCGCCGGCTCCCGGCTGCGGGGACTGCCGCTCTATGTCCTCGCTACGCGACTTGAGTTCATTGCCGGGGACGACTTTTTCGAAGCCTGGCAACTGCCGTCATGA
- a CDS encoding glycosyltransferase N-terminal domain-containing protein — protein MNGLGNCEGPSGEFVDPEASLGIVCQPIYIRNVTSERDTMHGPESDHGRSNRRGHRPSFWARRLTDLYSVGASGVARAGSWWQKRANRWNDEGIAQRRGEQLPAPPPGRPIWIHAASVGEVRIGGYFAGALRARGHTVIASAMTETGLRLCADVYPQDTVCFRVPFDLPQAMEKVFSHFDPRAVVLVETEWWPNFLTAAADHDVPVFVVNGRVSSGAFARYRIGAAYWRSLLRCVRFFFMRAEDDAHRVLALGVEPWRVRAAGSLKLPPEVDRKMPSGTPVRATGPVWIAGCTRPGEEKIILSAFRQLRREYAGLRLWLAPRHPERFDKVERQIRRGGWEPSRWSRLRESASVSSDVLLIDQIGALAGLYQHADVAFVGGSLRPFGGHNPLEAAAAGVPVVFGPFMEKQSEEAQLLLEMGMARRVDDPSLLRSAIATILRNPPDAATRQTRSAELRDRLVGIREEIADDLCAMLLSLESRADGPQAAVPHAEPAKH, from the coding sequence ATGAATGGATTGGGGAACTGCGAGGGTCCCTCGGGTGAGTTTGTCGATCCTGAAGCGTCGTTGGGGATCGTCTGTCAGCCGATATATATTCGGAATGTGACCAGCGAACGGGACACCATGCACGGGCCGGAGTCAGATCATGGCCGCAGTAATCGGCGCGGGCATCGCCCGTCTTTTTGGGCACGGCGTCTCACCGATTTGTACTCGGTCGGCGCATCCGGCGTGGCACGCGCCGGAAGTTGGTGGCAGAAGCGTGCCAATCGCTGGAATGACGAGGGCATCGCCCAGCGTCGCGGCGAACAATTGCCTGCCCCTCCCCCCGGACGTCCGATTTGGATTCATGCCGCCTCCGTCGGCGAGGTCCGCATCGGCGGATACTTCGCCGGGGCGCTGCGCGCGCGGGGTCACACGGTCATCGCCTCGGCGATGACCGAGACCGGGCTGCGTTTGTGCGCGGATGTCTATCCCCAGGACACCGTTTGCTTCCGCGTTCCCTTCGATCTGCCGCAGGCGATGGAGAAAGTCTTCTCGCACTTCGATCCGCGCGCCGTCGTGCTGGTCGAGACCGAGTGGTGGCCGAACTTTCTGACCGCTGCGGCCGACCATGATGTCCCGGTATTCGTTGTCAACGGACGCGTCTCCTCCGGCGCATTCGCCCGCTATCGGATCGGCGCTGCGTATTGGCGATCGCTGTTGCGTTGCGTGCGATTCTTCTTTATGCGAGCCGAGGACGACGCGCACCGAGTGTTGGCGCTCGGTGTCGAGCCGTGGCGGGTGCGCGCGGCCGGATCGCTGAAGCTGCCGCCCGAGGTCGATCGGAAAATGCCATCGGGCACGCCGGTGCGGGCCACTGGACCTGTCTGGATCGCCGGATGCACTCGTCCCGGCGAGGAGAAAATAATCCTGTCGGCTTTCCGACAATTGCGCCGGGAGTATGCCGGGTTGCGGCTCTGGCTGGCGCCGCGTCACCCCGAACGATTCGACAAAGTCGAACGGCAGATCCGTCGGGGGGGCTGGGAGCCGTCGCGCTGGTCGCGGTTGCGCGAGTCGGCATCGGTCAGTTCCGACGTTCTCCTGATCGATCAGATAGGTGCCCTTGCGGGGCTGTACCAACATGCCGATGTGGCCTTCGTCGGTGGGAGCTTGCGTCCGTTTGGCGGGCACAATCCACTGGAAGCCGCCGCCGCTGGAGTCCCGGTCGTGTTCGGTCCGTTCATGGAGAAGCAGTCAGAAGAGGCCCAACTCCTGCTGGAAATGGGCATGGCGCGACGGGTAGACGATCCGTCTCTGTTGCGTTCCGCCATCGCAACGATACTGCGCAATCCGCCCGACGCGGCGACGCGCCAGACACGGTCGGCCGAGTTGCGCGATCGTCTCGTCGGCATCCGGGAGGAGATTGCCGACGATCTGTGTGCGATGCTGCTGTCGCTGGAATCGCGCGCCGATGGTCCTCAGGCGGCTGTGCCGCATGCGGAGCCAGCCAAACATTGA